In Carya illinoinensis cultivar Pawnee chromosome 16, C.illinoinensisPawnee_v1, whole genome shotgun sequence, a single window of DNA contains:
- the LOC122299721 gene encoding leucine-rich repeat receptor protein kinase EMS1, with amino-acid sequence MVGGLQALIAAAASFLIVTIIVALLIIVCKRNEKPTYRNRAHDRAQARTRALSRGSNELSSITVDESASFDPNLRISMADLVIATKNFSADLIVGDGSFGLVYKAQLSGGTVAVKKLDPDAFQGFREFQAEMETLGKLRHENIVKILGYCVSGSERLLVYEYMEKGSLDQWLQDASSENDTSAAIWSNSGVRLPLSWETRVKIAQGVANGLAYLHGLEKPIIHRDIKASNVLLDSRFEAHIADFGLARRVDEHSHVSTQVAGTMGYMPPEYREGLTVATVKADVYSFGVLLLEIATGMRPNLPAVVDGKEVVLVEWAKGMVAHNRQMEMLDANIMREELSEANVKNYFEIARSCTSEIARERPTMGQVVESLNAISG; translated from the coding sequence ATGGTTGGTGGTCTCCAAGCTCTTATCGCAGCCGCTGCGAGTTTCCTCATCGTGACGATAATCGTGGCTTTATTGATCATCGTCTGTAAACGAAACGAGAAGCCTACATATCGCAACCGAGCTCACGATCGAGCCCAAGCCCGAACCCGTGCCCTCTCCAGAGGTAGCAACGAGCTTTCCTCCATCACTGTCGACGAGAGCGCGTCCTTCGACCCTAACCTCAGAATCTCCATGGCCGATCTCGTCATCGCCACCAAGAACTTCTCCGCCGACCTGATCGTTGGAGACGGAAGCTTCGGCCTCGTCTATAAGGCGCAGCTTAGTGGCGGCACCGTCGCCGTCAAGAAGCTCGACCCGGACGCTTTTCAAGGGTTTCGGGAGTTTCAGGCCGAGATGGAGACCCTGGGTAAGCTCCGTCACGAAAATATCGTCAAGATTCTCGGGTACTGCGTCTCGGGGTCCGAGAGACTCCTAGTTTATGAGTATATGGAAAAAGGCAGCCTCGATCAATGGTTGCAGGACGCTTCATCAGAAAACGATACCTCGGCAGCGATCTGGTCAAACTCCGGCGTACGGTTACCGTTATCTTGGGAGACGAGGGTTAAGATTGCCCAGGGTGTGGCTAATGGGCTCGCCTATTTGCATGGTTTGGAGAAGCCCATCATTCATAGGGATATAAAAGCTAGCAATGTGTTGTTGGATTCGAGATTTGAGGCCCATATTGCAGACTTTGGGCTAGCAAGAAGGGTCGACGAGCATTCCCACGTGTCGACGCAAGTGGCGGGCACGATGGGATACATGCCGCCGGAGTACAGGGAAGGACTGACAGTGGCAACGGTGAAGGCCGACGTGTATAGTTTTGGGGTATTATTGCTTGAAATCGCGACAGGTATGCGACCCAATTTACCGGCAGTCGTGGATGGAAAAGAGGTTGTGCTAGTGGAATGGGCAAAAGGAATGGTGGCCCACAATAGGCAAATGGAAATGTTGGATGCCAATATCATGAGAGAGGAGCTATCGGAGGCCAATGTGAAGAACTATTTTGAAATTGCTCGTTCGTGCACAAGTGAGATAGCAAGAGAGAGGCCAACAATGGGTCAGGTGGTTGAATCGTTGAATGCAATTTCAGGGTGA